From one Trifolium pratense cultivar HEN17-A07 linkage group LG1, ARS_RC_1.1, whole genome shotgun sequence genomic stretch:
- the LOC123902565 gene encoding uncharacterized protein LOC123902565, whose protein sequence is METYYCDLIDVTPLGSFATMFFSNQEFGEVDPNFIREFGHELPVEWRIMDYRFEHHLVTYNKDEIHPLLTDGWKQMRDHFDLHKNEEIHFAYHGNGLFGITAARRFVSEDQIPNYHSRYTIGNCARFQVELTRDNIRNPYLSLWDMFAVFLRNSNVDVITACCDNGSKTDLQVAIHDNPFPVTALGPGWYGFCRKNGFRAGDELCFNFSLVNSGNNVVRVFKI, encoded by the exons ATGGAGACCTACTATTGCGATTTAATTGATGTTACACCTCTTGGAAGCTTTGCTACTATGTTCTTCTCTAATCAG GAATTTGGAGAGGTGGATCCAAATTTCATTCGTGAATTTGGTCATGAACTTCCTGTAGAATGGAGAATAATGGATTACCGATTTGAACATCATCTTGTTACATACAACAAAGATGAAATTCATCCTCTTCTGACTGATGGATGGAAACAGATGAGAGATCATTTCGACCTTCATAAGAATGAAGAAATTCATTTTGCGTATCATGGTAATGGTCTTTTTGGCATCACGGCTGCAAGAAGATTTGTAAGTGAAGATCAAATACCAAACTATCATAGCCGATATACTATTGGTAATTGTGCTAGATTTCAAGTGGAACTCACGCGTGATAACATAAGGAATCCATATTTG AGCTTATGGGATATGTTTGCAGTTTTTTTGAGAAATTCTAATGTGGATGTTATAACTGCTTGCTGTGACAATGGATCAAAGACTGATCTTCAAGTTGCAATTCACGATAATCCTTTTCCGGTTACCGCCTTAGGACCTGGTTGGTATGGTTTTTGTCGCAAAAATGGGTTTCGTGCCGGTGATGAACTATGCTTTAATTTTTCGCTTGTTAACTCTGGTAATAATGTTGTGCGCGTATTTAAAAtctga
- the LOC123902846 gene encoding uncharacterized protein LOC123902846: MDSSNNSEFEIDEMEAEYGKFLDQYAKNYDSYDAQGSNQTNHDISPVDNNIEPCLENFYGQTFGRLSISGQLIQSYVFELTLAQLNKATKTQFTLPSEFSNYVRQYNFHKLVLQVPNKSSSIVHLKYPENHSENVKIARGWKNFCLANNIELGDRISFEFKDINLNVCQVSIV; this comes from the exons ATGGATTCGTCAAATAACAG TGAATTTGAAATTGATGAAATGGAAGCAGAATATGGGAAGTTTCTGGATCAATATGCAAAAAATTATGACTCTTACGATGCTCAAGGATCAAATCAGACTAATCATGACATATCCCCTGTTGATAACAATATAGAACCATGTCTTGAAAATTTCTACGGTCAAACATTTGGTAGATTGTCAATTAGTGGTCAACTAATACAATCATATGTTTTTGAATTAACACTTGCTCAACTAAACAAGGCAACAAAGACACAATTT ACACTACCTTCTGAATTTAGCAATTATGTAAGGCAATACAATTTTCATAAGCTGGTTCTACAAGTACCAAACAAGAGCAGTTCAATTGTTCACTTAAAATATCCAGAAAATCATTCGGAGAATGTCAAAATTGCAAGAGGATGGAAAAATTTCTGTTTGGCCAACAATATTGAATTAGGAGATAGAATAAGTTTTGAATTCAAAGATATAAACTTAAATGTTTGTCAGGTTTCCATAGTTTAG